From a single Nicotiana tomentosiformis chromosome 2, ASM39032v3, whole genome shotgun sequence genomic region:
- the LOC104113482 gene encoding uncharacterized protein produces the protein MNLSTGWMTWSPISMGSSSNSSRISCHTHNPLSNMARRRRVCITVNAKKRSKPVLKPSVVEKVSLVDEAEDELLLEDEDLVDDDDGVFDEYFEEDAELYAGDGSGGGGISLAGTSWDKRALELAEEVALSFDGELGIYAFKTLKNANIQVRVERLTNKSGTPSMMDIEAFSLRYREKLDEAEVAGSIPNNVSLEVSSPGVERVIRIPQDLDRFKDRPMYVKYVSDEVAEGGSSSEHDGVLRLVSFNLETNACIWGIADVRVNREKAGKGKPLSKKQRDWRLETPFTSLRLVRLYSEI, from the exons ATGAATTTAAGTACCGGTTGGATGACATGGAGCCCAATATCCATGGGTTCTAGCAGTAATAGTAGCAGGATTTCCTGTCATACACATAACCCACTTTCGAATATGGCGAGAAGGAGAAGGGTATGTATAACGGTGAATGCCAAGAAGAGAAGCAAACCAGTTCTCAAGCCTTCGGTTGTTGAAAAAGTTTCTTTGGTTGATGAGGCTGAGGATGAGCTTCTTCTTGAAGATG AGGACCTggtggatgatgatgatggggTCTTTGACGAGTATTTTGAGGAAGACGCTGAGCTTTAT GCTGGGGATGGATCGGGAGGAGGAGGGATCTCTCTGGCTGGGACATCATGGGACAAAAGAGCATTAGAACTTGCAGAAGAAGTTGCTCTATCATTTGATGGGGAATTAGGAATTTATGCCTTTAAAACATTGAAAAATGCCAACATTCAAGTACGAGTGGAGAGACTTACAAATAA GTCAGGTACTCCTAGTATGATGGATATTGAAGCTTTCTCATTAAGATACAGAGAAAAGCTTGATGAAGCTGAGGTGGCTGGATCTATTCCAAATAACGTATCTCTTGAG GTATCATCACCTGGTGTTGAGAGAGTTATTCGGATTCCCCAAGATCTCGACCGGTTCAAGGATCGTCCTATGTATGTAAAATATGTTAGTGATGAAGTGGCTGAGGGTGGATCATCATCTGAACATGATGGTGTTCTCAGGCTTGTATCTTTCAATTTGGAAACTAATGCTTGTATTTGGGGCATAGCAGATGTTAGAGTGAATAGAGAAAAAGCAGGGAAAGGTAAACCTCTAAGCAAGAAGCAAAGAGATTGGCGCTTGGAGACACCATTTACATCCTTGCGTTTAGTTCGTTTATATTCTGAAATTTAG